The Euphorbia lathyris chromosome 3, ddEupLath1.1, whole genome shotgun sequence genome contains a region encoding:
- the LOC136222746 gene encoding uncharacterized protein isoform X2, with amino-acid sequence MSDEGERTCPLCAEEMDLTDQQLKPCKCGYEICVWCWHHIMDMAEKDDTEGRCPACRIPYDKEKIVGMAASCERMVAEIHMERKKSQKTKSKPSDGRKQLSSVRVIQRNLVYIVGLPLNLADEDLLQRREYFGQYGKVLKVSMSRTAAGVIQQFPNNTCSVYITYGREEEAIRCIQSVHGFVLDGRSLKACFGTTKYCHAWLRNVPCTNPDCLYLHEIGSQEDSFTKDEIISAYTRSRVQQITGTTSSMVRRAGSMLPPPMDDYSCNITAAAAKPIVKSSSNQNTVSTSKGSPPNGSLGKSITLPAAASWGTRAANQPQTANSTQSNGPSKPKPDMVNSTLAFSSAIATSSQTSSLHSDVGKRAVWNEDGQSFIGKGKQDYLKPVKQNSGLDLRASVLEKPCMNETNATLTSGDQSSSSPTSKQNNWGSDMVSDSPNSFAHTEPFCESEKGGAVIADMGSIKADSNIRCDISGVTRTSSADHSMIKSPGSHGVHQQYVDQYGEPLALAGSQINSGFTDQSDWRTDPHNPAATSTEVEEDIISFDNQRLKDPEVVSHTSYLPNSANSVHYTNHSRSHSLQHNDPFGALNSDPLFVDTRVDRSLLHSSSNSMIANGYPEKLLSSSSGLDRNIEHGFPLTNGGEGKPIGKSHGDATALDVGESSIISNILSLDLDSWDESLTSPQNLAKFLGETDKQPSLKMASSWKGQHNSQSRFSFARHEESRSQIVDADPPFSIFGQLQKTHPYGQDFSEKRNSYVDRHMMGNGFSPSNFDESEAFMGGPSVFPSNKTSVSRSQISAPPGFSLPNRAPPPGFSSQERMEQIFDTLPGNHLLDPSSMLRNSYQSPSLGNISSSGGDIEFMDPAILAVGKGRLQGGLNNSGLDMRSNFPQQQLNAFENDARLQLLMQSSLSPHQNLRYSDIGNGYSSLNDSYGISSRLVDQSQMSNISPFMQMSLQHSRNGHMSNGRWDGWNEGQAGSVAELLRNERLGLNKFYSAGYDDSKFRMPSSGDLYNRTFEM; translated from the exons ATGAGTGACGAAGGGGAAAGGACCTGCCCACTATGTGCAGAGGAGATGGACTTGACGGATCAGCAATTGAAGCCTTGCAAATGTGGCTACGAG ATATGTGTTTGGTGTTGGCATCATATAATGGACATGGCAGAGAAGGATGATACAGAAGGCCGTTGCCCTGCATGCCGTATCCCATACGACAAGGAAAAGATAGTAGGGATGGCTGCAAGCTGTGAGAG AATGGTGGCTGAAATCCATATGGAGCGAAAGAAGTCACAGAAGACAAAATCAAAGCCATCTGACGGAAGGAAGCAGCTCAGCAGTGTGCGGGTGATTCAAAGGAACCTTGTGTACATAGTTGGGCTGCCCCTTAATCTGGCTGATGAAGAT CTTCTCCAGCGGAGAGAGTACTTTGGCCAGTATGGAAAAGTTCTAAAAGTGTCTATGTCTCGAACAGCAGCTGGTGTCATTCAACAGTTTCCAAACAATACTTGTAGTGT ATATATAACTTATGGAAGGGAGGAAGAGGCAATTCGTTGTATTCAGTCTGTACATGGGTTTGTCTTGGATGGTAGATCATTAAA GGCGTGCTTTGGTACAACGAAGTATTGTCATGCATGGCTCAGAaatgtg CCTTGCACCAATCCAGATTGTCTATATTTGCATGAGATTGGTTCTCAGGAGGACAGTTTTACAAAAGATGAGATAatatcagcatacacaag GAGTAGGGTTCAACAAATTACTGGTACAACAAGTAGTATGGTGCGTCGTGCAGGGAGCATGCTGCCTCCGCCTATGGATGATTATAGCTGTAACATTACTGCTGCTGCAGCAAAACCCATTGTAAAAAGTAGTTCTAAT CAGAATACAGTGAGTACATCTAAAGGTTCGCCTCCGAATGGAAGCTTGGGTAAATCAATCACACTTCCCGCAGCAGCCTCGTG GGGAACACGAGCTGCTAATCAGCCACAAACAGCTAATTCAACACAATCAAATGGACCTTCTAAGCCAAAGCCAGATATGGTTAATAGCACATTAGCATTCTCTTCTGCAATTGCAACTTCATCTCAGACCTCTTCGTTACATAGTGATGTAGGAAAAAGGGCAGTATGGAATGAAGATGGTCAAAGTTTCATTGGTAAAGGAAAACAGGATTATTTGAAACCTGTAAAGCAGAATAGTGGTTTAGATTTACGAGCCAGTGTTCTGGAGAAACCATGCATGAATGAAACTAATGCTACTTTAACTTCAGGTGACCAGTCTTCTAGTTCTCCAACATCTAAGCAAAATAACTGGGGCTCTGATATGGTTTCAGACAGTCCAAACTCCTTTGCTCATACTGAGCCATTTTGCGAGTCTGAAAAAGGAGGGGCAGTTATAGCTGATATGGGATCAATCAAGGCTGACAGTAATATTAGATGTGATATTTCTGGTGTTACTAGAACTAGTAGTGCAGATCACAGTATGATAAAATCACCTGGGAGTCACGGTGTACATCAACAGTATGTGGACCAATATGGGGAACCTTTAGCTCTAGCAGGAAGTCAGATAAATTCTGGTTTTACAGATCAATCTGATTGGAGAACAGATCCTCATAATCCAGCAGCTACAAGTACTGAAGTAGAAGAGGACATAATATCATTTGATAATCAAAGACTGAAGGATCCTGAAGTTGTTAGCCATACATCTTACTTGCCAAATTCTGCTAATTCCGTCCATTATACAAATCATTCTAGGTCCCATTCTTTGCAACACAATGATCCTTTTGGTGCTCTAAATTCCGATCCTCTATTTGTAGATACTAGAGTTGATCGGTCACTTCTACATTCCTCTAGTAATAGTATGATAGCAAATGGATACCCTGAAAAATTGCTCAGCAGTTCTTCTGGTTTGGATAGAAACATAGAGCATGGCTTCCCTCTTACGAATGGAGGGGAAGGGAAGCCCATTGGAAAATCACATGGTGATGCTACTGCCTTGGATGTGGGTGAGAGCAGCATAATTTCAAACATATTATCATTAGATCTGGATTCTTGGGATGAGTCATTAACATCGCCTCAGAATCTGGCTAAATTTTTGGGTGAGACTGATAAACAACCTAGCCTCAAAATGGCAAGTTCGTGGAAAGGTCAACATAACAGTCAGTCTAGGTTCTCTTTTGCTAGGCATGAGGAATCTAGGAGTCAAATAGTTGATGCTGATCCACCATTTAGCATTTTTGGGCAGTTGCAAAAAACCCATCCCTATGGTCAGGAtttttctgaaaaaagaaaTTCATATGTGGATAGGCATATGATGGGGAATGGTTTCTCTCCAAGCAATTTTGATGAATCTGAAGCTTTTATGGGTGGTCCTTCAGTTTTCCCGTCTAATAAGACGTCTG TTTCTAGGTCTCAAATTTCTGCCCCTCCTGGATTCTCTCTACCTAATAGAGCTCCACCCCCAGGCTTTTCTTCTCAGGAGAGGATGGAACAGATTTTTGATACGCTACCTG GGAATCATTTGCTAGACCCTTCTTCCATGCTAAGAAATTCATATCAATCACCCTCACTTGGAAATATTAGTAGCAGTGGTGGGGATATTGAATTTATGGATCCTGCAATTTTAGCGGTCGGCAAAGGGAGACTTCAAGGTGGGCTGAACAATTCAGGCCTAGACATGAGATCTAATTTCCCCCAACAACAGTTAAATGCCTTTGAGAATGATGCAAGACTTCAGCTACTGATGCAAAGTTCTCTCTCGCCACACCAGAACCTCAGATATTCTGACATTGGCAATGGCTATTCTTCACTTAATGATTCTTATGGCATTTCTTCAAGGCTTGTCGACCAATCACAAATGAGCAATATATCTCCATTCATGCAAATGTCTCTTCAACATTCCAGGAATGGGCACATGTCAAATGGTCGCTGGGATGGATGGAATGAGGGTCAAGCTGGAAGTGTGGCCGAGCTTCTCCGAAATGAGAGACTGGGATTGAACAAGTTCTATAGTGCTGGGTATGATGATTCAAAGTTTCGGATGCCAAGTTCTGGAGACTTGTACAACAGAACATTTGAGATGTGA
- the LOC136222746 gene encoding uncharacterized protein isoform X5, whose protein sequence is MSDEGERTCPLCAEEMDLTDQQLKPCKCGYEICVWCWHHIMDMAEKDDTEGRCPACRIPYDKEKIVGMAASCERMVAEIHMERKKSQKTKSKPSDGRKQLSSVRVIQRNLVYIVGLPLNLADEDLLQRREYFGQYGKVLKVSMSRTAAGVIQQFPNNTCSVYITYGREEEAIRCIQSVHGFVLDGRSLKACFGTTKYCHAWLRNVPCTNPDCLYLHEIGSQEDSFTKDEIISAYTRVQQITGTTSSMVRRAGSMLPPPMDDYSCNITAAAAKPIVKSSSNNTVSTSKGSPPNGSLGKSITLPAAASWGTRAANQPQTANSTQSNGPSKPKPDMVNSTLAFSSAIATSSQTSSLHSDVGKRAVWNEDGQSFIGKGKQDYLKPVKQNSGLDLRASVLEKPCMNETNATLTSGDQSSSSPTSKQNNWGSDMVSDSPNSFAHTEPFCESEKGGAVIADMGSIKADSNIRCDISGVTRTSSADHSMIKSPGSHGVHQQYVDQYGEPLALAGSQINSGFTDQSDWRTDPHNPAATSTEVEEDIISFDNQRLKDPEVVSHTSYLPNSANSVHYTNHSRSHSLQHNDPFGALNSDPLFVDTRVDRSLLHSSSNSMIANGYPEKLLSSSSGLDRNIEHGFPLTNGGEGKPIGKSHGDATALDVGESSIISNILSLDLDSWDESLTSPQNLAKFLGETDKQPSLKMASSWKGQHNSQSRFSFARHEESRSQIVDADPPFSIFGQLQKTHPYGQDFSEKRNSYVDRHMMGNGFSPSNFDESEAFMGGPSVFPSNKTSAVSRSQISAPPGFSLPNRAPPPGFSSQERMEQIFDTLPGNHLLDPSSMLRNSYQSPSLGNISSSGGDIEFMDPAILAVGKGRLQGGLNNSGLDMRSNFPQQQLNAFENDARLQLLMQSSLSPHQNLRYSDIGNGYSSLNDSYGISSRLVDQSQMSNISPFMQMSLQHSRNGHMSNGRWDGWNEGQAGSVAELLRNERLGLNKFYSAGYDDSKFRMPSSGDLYNRTFEM, encoded by the exons ATGAGTGACGAAGGGGAAAGGACCTGCCCACTATGTGCAGAGGAGATGGACTTGACGGATCAGCAATTGAAGCCTTGCAAATGTGGCTACGAG ATATGTGTTTGGTGTTGGCATCATATAATGGACATGGCAGAGAAGGATGATACAGAAGGCCGTTGCCCTGCATGCCGTATCCCATACGACAAGGAAAAGATAGTAGGGATGGCTGCAAGCTGTGAGAG AATGGTGGCTGAAATCCATATGGAGCGAAAGAAGTCACAGAAGACAAAATCAAAGCCATCTGACGGAAGGAAGCAGCTCAGCAGTGTGCGGGTGATTCAAAGGAACCTTGTGTACATAGTTGGGCTGCCCCTTAATCTGGCTGATGAAGAT CTTCTCCAGCGGAGAGAGTACTTTGGCCAGTATGGAAAAGTTCTAAAAGTGTCTATGTCTCGAACAGCAGCTGGTGTCATTCAACAGTTTCCAAACAATACTTGTAGTGT ATATATAACTTATGGAAGGGAGGAAGAGGCAATTCGTTGTATTCAGTCTGTACATGGGTTTGTCTTGGATGGTAGATCATTAAA GGCGTGCTTTGGTACAACGAAGTATTGTCATGCATGGCTCAGAaatgtg CCTTGCACCAATCCAGATTGTCTATATTTGCATGAGATTGGTTCTCAGGAGGACAGTTTTACAAAAGATGAGATAatatcagcatacacaag GGTTCAACAAATTACTGGTACAACAAGTAGTATGGTGCGTCGTGCAGGGAGCATGCTGCCTCCGCCTATGGATGATTATAGCTGTAACATTACTGCTGCTGCAGCAAAACCCATTGTAAAAAGTAGTTCTAAT AATACAGTGAGTACATCTAAAGGTTCGCCTCCGAATGGAAGCTTGGGTAAATCAATCACACTTCCCGCAGCAGCCTCGTG GGGAACACGAGCTGCTAATCAGCCACAAACAGCTAATTCAACACAATCAAATGGACCTTCTAAGCCAAAGCCAGATATGGTTAATAGCACATTAGCATTCTCTTCTGCAATTGCAACTTCATCTCAGACCTCTTCGTTACATAGTGATGTAGGAAAAAGGGCAGTATGGAATGAAGATGGTCAAAGTTTCATTGGTAAAGGAAAACAGGATTATTTGAAACCTGTAAAGCAGAATAGTGGTTTAGATTTACGAGCCAGTGTTCTGGAGAAACCATGCATGAATGAAACTAATGCTACTTTAACTTCAGGTGACCAGTCTTCTAGTTCTCCAACATCTAAGCAAAATAACTGGGGCTCTGATATGGTTTCAGACAGTCCAAACTCCTTTGCTCATACTGAGCCATTTTGCGAGTCTGAAAAAGGAGGGGCAGTTATAGCTGATATGGGATCAATCAAGGCTGACAGTAATATTAGATGTGATATTTCTGGTGTTACTAGAACTAGTAGTGCAGATCACAGTATGATAAAATCACCTGGGAGTCACGGTGTACATCAACAGTATGTGGACCAATATGGGGAACCTTTAGCTCTAGCAGGAAGTCAGATAAATTCTGGTTTTACAGATCAATCTGATTGGAGAACAGATCCTCATAATCCAGCAGCTACAAGTACTGAAGTAGAAGAGGACATAATATCATTTGATAATCAAAGACTGAAGGATCCTGAAGTTGTTAGCCATACATCTTACTTGCCAAATTCTGCTAATTCCGTCCATTATACAAATCATTCTAGGTCCCATTCTTTGCAACACAATGATCCTTTTGGTGCTCTAAATTCCGATCCTCTATTTGTAGATACTAGAGTTGATCGGTCACTTCTACATTCCTCTAGTAATAGTATGATAGCAAATGGATACCCTGAAAAATTGCTCAGCAGTTCTTCTGGTTTGGATAGAAACATAGAGCATGGCTTCCCTCTTACGAATGGAGGGGAAGGGAAGCCCATTGGAAAATCACATGGTGATGCTACTGCCTTGGATGTGGGTGAGAGCAGCATAATTTCAAACATATTATCATTAGATCTGGATTCTTGGGATGAGTCATTAACATCGCCTCAGAATCTGGCTAAATTTTTGGGTGAGACTGATAAACAACCTAGCCTCAAAATGGCAAGTTCGTGGAAAGGTCAACATAACAGTCAGTCTAGGTTCTCTTTTGCTAGGCATGAGGAATCTAGGAGTCAAATAGTTGATGCTGATCCACCATTTAGCATTTTTGGGCAGTTGCAAAAAACCCATCCCTATGGTCAGGAtttttctgaaaaaagaaaTTCATATGTGGATAGGCATATGATGGGGAATGGTTTCTCTCCAAGCAATTTTGATGAATCTGAAGCTTTTATGGGTGGTCCTTCAGTTTTCCCGTCTAATAAGACGTCTG CAGTTTCTAGGTCTCAAATTTCTGCCCCTCCTGGATTCTCTCTACCTAATAGAGCTCCACCCCCAGGCTTTTCTTCTCAGGAGAGGATGGAACAGATTTTTGATACGCTACCTG GGAATCATTTGCTAGACCCTTCTTCCATGCTAAGAAATTCATATCAATCACCCTCACTTGGAAATATTAGTAGCAGTGGTGGGGATATTGAATTTATGGATCCTGCAATTTTAGCGGTCGGCAAAGGGAGACTTCAAGGTGGGCTGAACAATTCAGGCCTAGACATGAGATCTAATTTCCCCCAACAACAGTTAAATGCCTTTGAGAATGATGCAAGACTTCAGCTACTGATGCAAAGTTCTCTCTCGCCACACCAGAACCTCAGATATTCTGACATTGGCAATGGCTATTCTTCACTTAATGATTCTTATGGCATTTCTTCAAGGCTTGTCGACCAATCACAAATGAGCAATATATCTCCATTCATGCAAATGTCTCTTCAACATTCCAGGAATGGGCACATGTCAAATGGTCGCTGGGATGGATGGAATGAGGGTCAAGCTGGAAGTGTGGCCGAGCTTCTCCGAAATGAGAGACTGGGATTGAACAAGTTCTATAGTGCTGGGTATGATGATTCAAAGTTTCGGATGCCAAGTTCTGGAGACTTGTACAACAGAACATTTGAGATGTGA